A part of Flavobacteriaceae bacterium GSB9 genomic DNA contains:
- the kduI gene encoding 5-dehydro-4-deoxy-D-glucuronate isomerase: MKNYSMRYASSPEAVKKYDTQQLREEFLIQNLFKEDGIEWVYTHYDRFMVAGVVPVKTSVKLEAIDPLKASFFLERREMGIINIGGAGTITVDGTAYDIDNKEALYLGQGNKDVEFSSKSANQPAQFYINSTPAHKAYPNKKIGKGDVETIELGSPETANARTLRKYIVNSVVDVCQLQMGMTSIKTGSSWNTMPAHVHDRRMEVYFYFEVPEDQAVCHFMGEPTETRHIWMANNEAVISPPWSIHSGSGTSNYSFIWGMAGENLDYGDMDVCKINELR, translated from the coding sequence ATGAAAAACTATAGCATGCGTTACGCTTCTAGTCCAGAAGCAGTAAAAAAATATGATACACAGCAATTACGCGAAGAATTTTTAATTCAAAATTTGTTTAAAGAGGATGGTATAGAATGGGTTTATACACATTACGACAGATTTATGGTAGCAGGAGTTGTTCCTGTTAAAACAAGTGTGAAACTAGAAGCAATTGATCCTTTAAAGGCTTCTTTTTTCTTAGAAAGAAGAGAAATGGGAATCATTAATATTGGTGGAGCAGGAACCATAACTGTTGATGGTACAGCTTATGATATAGATAACAAAGAAGCTCTTTACTTGGGGCAAGGCAATAAGGATGTTGAGTTTTCAAGTAAGTCAGCTAACCAGCCGGCCCAATTTTATATCAATTCAACACCAGCTCACAAAGCATATCCTAATAAAAAAATAGGAAAAGGCGATGTTGAAACTATTGAATTAGGTTCTCCAGAAACAGCCAATGCGCGTACATTAAGAAAATATATTGTAAACAGTGTTGTTGATGTTTGCCAATTGCAAATGGGTATGACGTCTATAAAAACAGGAAGCAGCTGGAATACCATGCCAGCCCATGTTCACGATAGAAGAATGGAAGTTTACTTCTATTTTGAAGTACCGGAAGACCAAGCTGTTTGCCATTTTATGGGTGAGCCAACAGAAACGCGTCATATTTGGATGGCCAATAATGAGGCTGTAATTTCTCCGCCATGGTCAATTCACTCAGGTTCAGGTACAAGCAATTACAGCTTTATTTGGGGTATGGCAGGTGAAAACTTGGATTACGGTGATATGGACGTTTGTAAAATAAACGAATTAAGATAA
- a CDS encoding gluconate 5-dehydrogenase: MDLFDLKGKTALVTGATHGLGMAMAMGLGKAGATLVVNGASSQDKLDNAVAEYKSAGYEAHGYLFDVTDEAQVMENVAKIEKEVGHIDILVNNAGIIKRTPLEDMEVEDFEQVLKVDLVSPFIVSKHIVKGMIERGGGKIINICSMMSELGRNTVGAYAAAKGGLKMLTRNMATEWSKHNVQVNGIGPGYFATSQTAPIRVDGHPFNDFIIGRTPAGRWGDPEDLQGAAIFLSSKASDFVSGQIVYVDGGILATIGKPANED, from the coding sequence ATGGATTTATTTGATTTAAAAGGAAAAACAGCGTTGGTTACCGGTGCTACGCATGGCTTAGGTATGGCAATGGCAATGGGGCTAGGTAAAGCTGGCGCAACTCTAGTGGTAAATGGGGCATCCTCGCAAGACAAGTTAGATAATGCCGTTGCCGAGTATAAATCGGCCGGTTATGAGGCTCATGGATATCTTTTTGATGTAACCGATGAAGCTCAAGTTATGGAAAACGTAGCTAAAATTGAAAAAGAAGTTGGTCATATTGATATCCTGGTGAACAATGCCGGAATTATAAAGCGAACACCTCTGGAAGACATGGAGGTTGAAGATTTTGAGCAGGTTTTAAAGGTAGATTTAGTCAGCCCATTCATCGTATCTAAACATATCGTAAAGGGTATGATTGAGCGAGGTGGTGGTAAAATCATCAATATATGCTCTATGATGAGCGAATTGGGAAGAAATACCGTAGGCGCTTATGCGGCAGCAAAAGGCGGACTTAAAATGCTTACGCGGAATATGGCTACAGAGTGGTCTAAACATAACGTGCAGGTAAACGGAATTGGACCAGGTTACTTCGCCACCAGCCAAACCGCACCGATTCGAGTAGACGGACATCCGTTCAACGATTTTATTATTGGAAGAACACCAGCAGGGCGTTGGGGCGACCCAGAAGATTTACAAGGAGCTGCCATATTTTTATCATCAAAAGCTAGCGATTTCGTTAGTGGACAGATTGTTTACGTTGATGGCGGAATTTTAGCAACCATCGGTAAGCCAGCAAACGAAGATTAA
- the uxaC gene encoding glucuronate isomerase, with translation MSKTFIHDNFLLENKYAEELYHDYSKNQPIIDYHNHLPPQQIAEDKTFNNITNVWINGDHYKWRAMRTLGVNEKFITGDGSDKDKFLNWAKTVPYTMRNPLYHWTHLELTRYFGITDLLSEKTAEKVWDITQEKLNSDGYSCRGLLRKVNAELVCTTEDPIDTLEYHQKMSKEDFGFKVSTAFRPDKAILISADGYTDYLESLANASGVTVNSFSDLCDALKNRIQFFHDNGCRLCDHGLDQIYFENYTEKEVNSILQKKLSGKEISNEEALKFQSAVLVFLCETYHEFGWVQQFHLGALRNNNARMHRILGPDTGWDSIGDYPQAQKLSAFLNALDSKDKLTKTIIYNLNPADNEVMATMIGNFNDGSVRGKVQLGSGWWFLDQKDGMTKQMNALSNMGLISCFVGMLTDSRSFLSFPRHEYFRRILCNLLGDEIQRGELPKEEMEWIGKMVADISYNNAKQYFDF, from the coding sequence ATGAGCAAGACATTTATTCACGATAACTTTTTGCTGGAAAATAAATACGCTGAAGAACTTTATCACGATTATTCGAAAAATCAGCCCATCATTGATTATCACAACCACTTACCGCCTCAGCAAATTGCAGAAGACAAAACATTCAATAATATAACCAACGTTTGGATTAATGGAGACCATTATAAATGGCGTGCCATGAGAACCTTAGGTGTTAACGAAAAATTTATAACAGGCGATGGTTCAGACAAAGATAAGTTTTTAAATTGGGCGAAAACGGTGCCTTATACTATGCGTAATCCACTTTATCATTGGACGCATTTAGAACTCACTAGATATTTTGGAATTACCGACCTGTTAAGTGAAAAGACCGCAGAAAAGGTTTGGGACATTACACAAGAGAAACTAAACTCTGATGGTTACAGCTGTAGAGGTTTATTAAGAAAGGTTAATGCCGAGTTGGTTTGTACTACCGAAGACCCAATTGATACTTTGGAATACCATCAAAAAATGTCGAAAGAAGATTTTGGTTTCAAAGTAAGCACAGCCTTTAGGCCAGATAAAGCCATTTTAATCTCAGCTGATGGCTACACCGACTACTTAGAATCATTAGCAAATGCTTCAGGAGTAACGGTAAATTCTTTTTCAGATTTATGCGATGCGCTTAAAAACCGTATTCAGTTTTTCCATGATAACGGATGTAGACTGTGTGACCATGGTTTAGATCAAATTTATTTCGAAAACTATACCGAAAAAGAGGTTAACTCTATCCTCCAAAAGAAACTTTCAGGAAAAGAAATTTCTAATGAAGAGGCTCTAAAATTCCAAAGTGCCGTTTTAGTATTCTTATGCGAAACTTATCACGAATTTGGTTGGGTTCAACAATTTCACTTAGGTGCTTTAAGAAATAACAATGCCCGAATGCACAGAATTTTAGGTCCGGATACAGGATGGGATTCTATTGGCGATTACCCACAAGCGCAAAAATTGTCGGCATTTTTAAATGCTTTAGATAGCAAAGATAAGTTAACAAAAACTATAATTTATAACCTTAATCCAGCAGATAACGAAGTCATGGCTACCATGATTGGTAATTTTAATGATGGTAGTGTGCGAGGAAAAGTACAGCTTGGTTCTGGGTGGTGGTTCTTGGATCAAAAGGACGGGATGACAAAACAAATGAACGCACTTTCAAATATGGGGCTTATCAGTTGTTTTGTGGGTATGTTAACCGACTCTAGAAGTTTCCTGTCTTTTCCACGACATGAGTATTTCCGTAGAATACTTTGTAATCTTTTAGGTGATGAAATCCAGAGAGGAGAATTACCAAAAGAAGAGATGGAGTGGATTGGTAAAATGGTTGCAGACATTAGTTATAACAACGCTAAACAATATTTCGATTTTTAA
- a CDS encoding MFS transporter, producing the protein MSETKKIGNYRYRILALLMFATTINYFDRSIIGVMAPTLEKLFGWTNTDYANIMISFKVAYALGMLSMGGLIDRLGTKKGYILSIGLWSFFGMLHAAVRPGWSVIGFAAARFGLGFGESGNFPAAIKTTAEWFPKKDRAFATGLFNAATSVGAIAAPFVVGWIVHEDGKNWQIPFLITGALSALWVFLWFRTYKKPEVHPGVSKEELAYINSDSGKAESEEKLPWKSVLGKRQTWAFGLAKVTDAVWWFYLFWGAKFLHDTFGVDIHDIALPFFVIYIMADGGSILGGYLSGVFMRKGWSVNKARKITLLICALIILPVAVVAVTDSKWLAIFLIGLGAAGHQAWSANIFTLASDVFPKKATASVVGIGGMLGAVAGIIADALLGSVLDQAGNTGYFWAFLVAGSCYLIILGLVHILMPKMTPLDENLNLIEE; encoded by the coding sequence ATGAGTGAAACAAAGAAGATAGGGAACTATCGTTACAGGATTTTAGCACTACTTATGTTTGCTACAACCATCAACTATTTTGATAGAAGTATTATTGGAGTGATGGCTCCAACTCTTGAAAAGTTGTTTGGGTGGACCAATACGGATTATGCCAACATCATGATTTCTTTTAAAGTAGCCTACGCGTTAGGTATGCTTTCAATGGGAGGTTTAATTGACCGTTTGGGTACAAAAAAAGGATATATTTTATCCATAGGACTTTGGAGTTTTTTCGGAATGCTTCATGCTGCCGTTCGTCCAGGTTGGAGTGTTATAGGGTTTGCCGCAGCAAGGTTTGGTCTTGGTTTTGGTGAATCAGGAAACTTTCCTGCTGCTATTAAAACAACTGCAGAGTGGTTTCCTAAAAAGGACCGTGCTTTTGCTACAGGTTTGTTTAATGCTGCGACTAGTGTAGGGGCCATTGCCGCGCCTTTTGTTGTGGGTTGGATTGTACATGAAGATGGTAAAAACTGGCAAATACCGTTTTTAATTACTGGTGCGCTTAGTGCACTATGGGTATTTTTGTGGTTTAGAACGTACAAAAAACCTGAGGTTCATCCTGGAGTTTCAAAAGAAGAGTTAGCATATATTAATAGTGATTCGGGTAAAGCTGAGTCTGAAGAAAAGTTACCATGGAAAAGTGTACTTGGTAAGCGCCAAACATGGGCCTTTGGTTTAGCAAAAGTTACCGATGCTGTTTGGTGGTTCTATTTATTCTGGGGTGCAAAATTCTTGCACGATACCTTCGGTGTTGATATTCACGATATTGCTCTGCCATTCTTTGTAATTTACATTATGGCAGATGGAGGAAGTATTTTAGGAGGCTACCTATCAGGTGTATTCATGAGAAAAGGATGGTCTGTTAACAAAGCAAGAAAAATTACGTTGTTGATATGTGCATTAATTATTTTACCAGTGGCCGTCGTAGCAGTTACTGATAGTAAGTGGTTAGCCATTTTCCTAATCGGTTTAGGCGCTGCAGGTCACCAAGCTTGGTCCGCAAATATATTTACACTGGCATCTGATGTTTTCCCGAAAAAGGCGACAGCATCGGTTGTTGGTATTGGAGGAATGCTAGGTGCGGTTGCGGGTATTATTGCAGATGCCTTGCTAGGTTCTGTTTTAGACCAAGCAGGAAATACAGGTTACTTCTGGGCGTTCTTAGTAGCAGGTTCTTGTTATTTAATAATATTAGGTCTGGTACATATATTAATGCCTAAAATGACCCCATTGGATGAAAACCTTAACTTAATAGAGGAATAA